In one Chloroflexota bacterium genomic region, the following are encoded:
- a CDS encoding DUF2804 domain-containing protein, whose translation MQRELTQPGSLLTPEGKLAQVGWSRQPLLDCNLEAARFYALRPLQRFRVKRWDYYAVFTPRRFFSATIADLGYAGNIFVYTVDFQTRELHEEGLVVPLSRGVVLPRNSTEGDSRFEGSGVRLEFGVRDAERRVVVSWPKFHGGRGIEADITLAAPPGYESMTIVIPIGKRRFYYNRKINCLPASGSLRYGDIRETLDPATCIGSLDWGRGVWEYRSFWNWASASGFLPDGRTVGLNLGQGFGDLSAATENALILANRIHKLDRVRFEYAPGDYMKPWRFTDNEGRLNLTFTPFLDRTARTNLGVIFSEVHQMFGRYNGRAIADDGEEVAIRDLIGFAEEHRARW comes from the coding sequence ATGCAGAGAGAACTGACCCAGCCCGGTTCGCTGCTGACGCCCGAGGGGAAACTCGCCCAGGTGGGTTGGTCTCGGCAGCCGCTTCTGGACTGCAACCTGGAAGCCGCGCGATTCTACGCGCTGCGGCCCCTCCAACGGTTCCGCGTCAAGCGTTGGGATTACTACGCCGTCTTCACGCCGCGCCGCTTCTTTTCGGCCACCATCGCCGACCTCGGCTACGCGGGCAACATCTTCGTGTACACGGTGGACTTTCAGACCCGCGAGTTGCATGAGGAAGGGCTTGTCGTGCCGTTGAGTCGGGGAGTCGTGCTGCCGCGCAACAGCACCGAGGGCGACAGTCGCTTTGAAGGCAGCGGCGTGCGACTGGAATTCGGCGTGCGCGACGCCGAGCGCCGCGTCGTGGTCTCGTGGCCCAAGTTCCACGGCGGGCGCGGCATAGAGGCTGACATCACCCTCGCAGCGCCGCCCGGGTACGAGTCCATGACCATTGTCATCCCCATCGGCAAGCGGCGTTTCTACTACAACCGCAAGATCAACTGCCTGCCCGCCTCTGGCAGTCTGCGCTACGGCGACATCCGCGAGACCCTTGATCCCGCAACCTGCATCGGTTCGCTGGACTGGGGGCGCGGCGTGTGGGAGTACCGCTCGTTCTGGAACTGGGCGAGCGCGTCGGGGTTCCTGCCCGACGGGCGCACGGTGGGCTTGAACCTGGGCCAGGGTTTCGGCGATCTTTCGGCTGCGACGGAAAATGCCCTCATCCTCGCCAACCGCATCCACAAACTGGATCGGGTGCGGTTTGAGTACGCCCCCGGCGACTACATGAAGCCCTGGCGATTTACCGACAACGAGGGGAGGCTGAACCTGACGTTCACGCCGTTCCTGGACCGCACGGCGCGTACGAATCTCGGCGTCATCTTCAGCGAGGTGCACCAGATGTTCGGGCGGTACAACGGGAGAGCGATCGCCGACGACGGGGAGGAAGTGGCCATCAGGGATTTGATCGGATTCGCCGAAGAGCACCGGGCGCGGTGGTAG
- the ygfK gene encoding putative selenate reductase subunit YgfK has translation MSDIMRPQPFDVLLRWILRELEHNGSIFGIPRALFYRPKASAPYASEIFGHTLATPIGPGAGPHTQLAQNIVCAWLSGGRFIELKTVQIMDELKIDRPCIDMADEGYNVEWSQELKLEQSASEYVKAWALLHILRHALGFDDAPFGTVFNMSVGYNLQGIQSAPMTRFMDRLADASEDLAEIRAVLEAQFPQFADVDIPSRLTDNVTLSTMHGCPPDEIERIARYLMEERGLHTMVKLNPTLLGKDTVMRILHDDLGYTEIDIPDRVFDHDLQYPRAVQLIRSLKETAQECGLVFGVKLSNTLAMANHKGYLPGGEMYMSGRALYPITMTLFRKLAQEFNGDLHVSYSAGADALNLPTILSCGALPVTAVSDILKPGGYSRFVQYLENLEREMHARAAGSLADLAKDRMANLERAAAEARTHPRYKKAYHPYGLPKVESPLGLFDCITAPCVEQCAVRQDVPEYARLIARGNYDRALEVIMARNPLPGVTGYVCTHLCQTRCTRNNYDEPVAIRALKRFAVENGEITMDMPEPTDYEVAIIGSGPSGLAAAYFLALSGVQATIFEARDVPGGMLALAPEFRLPRDIVEEDIDFIKALGVEILLSHPITEPPEQLLQDGYDAVYVACGWQRDARLGIEGEDGEGVYAALDFLARAARGKAPELGKRVLVIGGGNTAMDAARTARRLTGEAVTVVYRRTRQEMPAEAEEVQDLLDEGNTVLELASPVRIILEDGRVAALECVRNRLGEPDADGRRKPVPIPGSEFRLEADAIIVAIGQKPDIAFLNGSAISLRADGAIGVDPATGRAGPARVYAGGDAARGPAIIIQACADGRRAAEAICAELGVPFRDLLPRLPELSDDEILAVKRARARKEPQHKPDMLPVGQRAGFELVEQSLTEDAARAEAARCLQCSALCDKCVEVCPNRANYAYAVAPGRWTVPVLACRDGRAEVVREEVLEITQTRQIVHVDDFCNECGNCATFCVHQGKPYLEKPRLFLNEADFGRETDNAFYISGRTIRRRKGGRESALTIADDGLVYEDAHVNVSLSSDWAVGGVELKQAFEGELSLVGAAEMAVVFRGLEAALPFLPTWGKA, from the coding sequence ATGTCCGATATCATGAGGCCGCAACCGTTTGACGTGCTTCTTCGCTGGATTCTCCGCGAACTGGAACACAACGGCTCCATCTTCGGCATCCCCCGCGCGCTGTTCTACAGGCCCAAGGCGAGCGCGCCCTACGCCAGCGAGATATTCGGCCATACCCTGGCCACGCCTATCGGGCCTGGCGCCGGCCCCCACACGCAATTGGCCCAGAATATCGTGTGCGCCTGGCTGTCGGGCGGGCGATTCATTGAACTGAAGACCGTCCAGATCATGGACGAGTTGAAGATAGACCGCCCCTGCATTGACATGGCCGACGAAGGCTACAACGTGGAGTGGTCGCAGGAGTTGAAACTGGAGCAGTCGGCGTCGGAGTACGTCAAGGCGTGGGCGCTGCTGCACATCCTGCGCCACGCTCTGGGGTTTGACGACGCCCCGTTCGGCACGGTGTTCAACATGAGCGTCGGCTACAATCTGCAGGGTATCCAGAGCGCGCCGATGACCCGCTTCATGGATCGGCTGGCCGACGCATCCGAAGACCTCGCCGAGATACGGGCCGTGCTGGAGGCGCAGTTCCCGCAGTTCGCCGACGTGGACATCCCGTCGCGGCTAACCGATAACGTAACGCTGTCCACGATGCACGGGTGCCCGCCGGATGAGATTGAGCGCATCGCCCGCTACCTCATGGAGGAGCGCGGGCTGCACACGATGGTGAAACTGAACCCCACGCTGCTGGGCAAGGACACCGTGATGCGCATCCTTCACGACGACTTGGGCTACACCGAGATAGACATCCCTGACAGGGTGTTTGACCACGACCTTCAGTACCCGCGCGCGGTGCAACTCATCCGCTCGCTGAAGGAAACCGCGCAGGAGTGCGGCCTCGTGTTTGGCGTGAAACTGAGCAACACGCTCGCCATGGCCAACCACAAGGGGTATCTGCCGGGCGGGGAGATGTACATGTCGGGCCGCGCGCTTTACCCCATCACGATGACTCTGTTCCGCAAACTGGCGCAGGAGTTCAACGGCGACCTGCACGTGTCCTACTCGGCCGGCGCCGACGCGCTGAACCTGCCGACGATCCTCTCGTGCGGCGCGCTGCCGGTTACGGCGGTTTCGGATATCCTGAAGCCGGGCGGGTATTCCCGATTCGTGCAGTACCTGGAGAACCTGGAGCGCGAGATGCATGCGCGGGCGGCGGGGAGCCTGGCCGACCTGGCGAAGGACCGCATGGCGAATTTGGAGCGCGCCGCCGCTGAGGCGCGGACGCACCCGCGTTACAAGAAGGCGTACCACCCCTACGGGCTGCCGAAGGTTGAGTCGCCCCTGGGGCTTTTTGACTGCATCACGGCGCCATGCGTGGAACAGTGCGCGGTGCGGCAGGATGTGCCCGAATACGCGCGGCTGATTGCGCGGGGTAATTACGATCGCGCGCTGGAGGTCATCATGGCCCGCAATCCGCTGCCGGGCGTAACGGGCTACGTGTGCACGCACCTGTGCCAGACCCGGTGCACCCGCAACAACTACGACGAGCCGGTGGCGATCCGCGCGCTCAAGCGGTTTGCCGTGGAGAACGGCGAGATCACGATGGACATGCCCGAGCCCACCGACTACGAAGTGGCCATCATCGGCAGCGGGCCGTCGGGGCTTGCGGCAGCGTATTTCCTGGCCCTCAGCGGGGTGCAGGCCACGATCTTTGAGGCCAGGGACGTGCCCGGCGGGATGTTGGCGCTGGCCCCGGAGTTCCGCCTGCCCAGGGATATTGTGGAAGAGGACATTGACTTTATCAAGGCACTGGGCGTAGAGATTCTCCTGTCGCACCCCATCACCGAGCCGCCGGAACAACTGCTGCAGGACGGGTACGATGCGGTGTACGTGGCTTGCGGGTGGCAGCGGGACGCACGGCTGGGGATAGAGGGCGAGGACGGCGAGGGTGTGTACGCGGCGCTGGACTTCCTGGCCCGTGCGGCGCGCGGGAAGGCCCCCGAACTCGGCAAGCGCGTGCTGGTCATCGGCGGCGGGAATACCGCCATGGACGCCGCGCGCACGGCCCGCCGCCTGACGGGCGAGGCGGTTACGGTGGTTTACCGCCGCACCCGCCAGGAGATGCCCGCCGAGGCGGAGGAAGTCCAGGACCTGCTGGACGAGGGCAACACGGTGCTGGAACTCGCGTCGCCGGTGCGGATCATCCTGGAGGACGGCCGGGTGGCGGCGCTGGAATGCGTGCGGAACCGACTGGGCGAACCCGATGCCGATGGCCGCCGAAAGCCTGTGCCCATCCCTGGCAGCGAGTTCCGCCTGGAGGCCGACGCCATCATCGTCGCCATCGGCCAGAAGCCCGACATCGCGTTCCTCAACGGCAGCGCGATCTCGCTGCGGGCCGACGGTGCCATCGGCGTTGACCCGGCCACGGGGCGGGCGGGCCCGGCGCGGGTGTACGCGGGCGGCGACGCAGCGCGCGGCCCGGCCATCATCATCCAGGCCTGCGCCGATGGGCGCCGCGCCGCTGAAGCGATCTGCGCGGAGTTGGGCGTGCCGTTCCGCGATTTGCTGCCGCGCCTGCCCGAACTGTCCGACGACGAGATTCTCGCCGTCAAGCGCGCCCGCGCCCGCAAAGAGCCTCAGCACAAGCCCGACATGCTGCCGGTTGGCCAGCGCGCGGGGTTTGAATTGGTGGAGCAGTCGCTGACCGAGGATGCGGCCCGCGCCGAGGCGGCCCGCTGTCTGCAATGCTCGGCGCTGTGCGACAAATGCGTGGAGGTTTGCCCGAACCGCGCCAACTACGCCTACGCCGTGGCGCCCGGGCGCTGGACGGTGCCCGTGCTGGCGTGTCGGGACGGGCGGGCGGAGGTCGTGCGCGAAGAGGTGCTTGAAATCACGCAAACGCGCCAAATCGTGCACGTGGACGATTTCTGCAACGAGTGCGGCAACTGCGCCACCTTCTGCGTGCATCAGGGCAAGCCCTATCTGGAGAAGCCGCGTCTCTTCTTGAACGAGGCCGACTTCGGCCGAGAGACCGACAACGCCTTCTACATCTCCGGGCGCACCATCCGCCGACGCAAGGGGGGGCGCGAGTCGGCGTTGACTATCGCCGACGACGGCCTGGTGTACGAAGACGCGCATGTGAACGTGTCCCTGTCGTCCGACTGGGCGGTGGGCGGCGTTGAACTGAAGCAGGCGTTTGAGGGCGAGTTGTCGCTGGTTGGCGCGGCCGAGATGGCCGTGGTGTTCAGGGGACTGGAAGCGGCGTTGCCGTTCCTGCCGACTTGGGGGAAGGCATAG